The Listeria cossartiae subsp. cossartiae genome includes the window ACATACTCATCATCAGTCGTAAAGTTCAAGCTAGTACTCCACGGATGACTTCCATCACCAGCCAAAGTGTCGTAATTTGTGCTGATAGTTAATGTGTAACCTGTCGCTGGCGCTAAGTTGTCGAAGGTGTTCAACCAACTAGCTGTATTTCCACCTGTGAAGGCGCCATTCTTAACTATTTTTCCAGTTGTCGTTTCTTTTAAGACATATTGGAATTGCTTATTCGTCCCGCCTACAAAGTAACTGTCTGGGTCGTTATAAGAGAATTTCAATGTTGCTTCTCTAGTAGAAACGCTTTCTAGCTTAATTGGCGCACTAACTGTTCTTGGTGGTGAAATATAAATCGTTTTTGCATTACTTAAGAAAATTGGCGCTTTAGCTAGACTTGTTTTCATATAGGCTGCAATTACATAGGTTTTTCCGGAAGTATAGTTTTGAACGCCCTGATTATTATATAAATCAAATTCTGGCGTCTTCGATAAATCATTAAACGTTGCAACCGGCGTCTTGCCACCTAATTCTTGCTCCAAAGCTACTAGATTCGTTAAATTAGAAGATACTGTCGCAGCATCATATAAACGATATTCGATATTTGTTAAAACGCTACTTTCATCAATAAAGGCATTATTTCCTTTGATTGTCCGGAATCCATAAGCTGGGCTCCATGAATAACTTGTTGTGACCATGCTCGGTAGACTCTTCTCAGTCGTAATTGTTTCGGTATAATAAACTTTATTTTTCGCGCCTTCTCCGTCTAATAAATCATATTTCCCTTCCACTTTAATAACATATGTTTTGTCAGGTGAAAGTTCCGTAAGAGAGACATCTCGAGTTGGCAAGCCATCAATTCGAACTGACTTCACAAGCGTTGTTCCGTCCTCTTTGTAGGCATTAACAAATAGCTCATTTTCATTATTTTTTTTGACAATTGTATTATCTTTATCTTCACCAATAACATCTAACTTCACTCGCTTGTCATAAATACTAAGCGCTTCAGCTGTAATGTCTGGCTCTTCTAATGCTTGTGTCGTAATAGCTTGTGAAACTTTTCCGGTTTCTTCTAACGCAGAGTAAAGATCGATTTTCGAACCGGCTGCTTCCGTAGATACAAGCCCCGATGAAAAGTCAACATAACGACCATTGAGTTCCGCTACATAGCTTCCATCTTCTTGCCTTCTAAAGCTAAATGGATCTGCAGTTTCACTATTACCAATCAGAACTCCACCGCGATATGCAATGTAAGTCCCAGTCCAAATATTTTTGAATTTAACACCAGAAATATTTCCTTCTGCGTCAGTTGGACCTTTTGTCACGCGGAAAACATCTGCTCGATTGGCGTTTTTAGTGGTTGTTAGACTGCCGTTCGACGAGGTTACAAATGCAGCGTTATTGTCGAGCGATACATAATAGTTTTCAAATAATTTTTCATAGTTTAATCTATTTTCCATATAGTTCATCTTCATATCGAGCGCTAACTGGTATGAATTGTTAAACCATACATTCCCAAATGGCAGCGCAATAGTTTGGGCGTCGAATTGTTCGTCACCTATTCTAGCTACGGAATAATCTGGGCTAGAACTATTTTCAGCTTGAATATTATAGGTTGTTTTCATTACATTACTTTTAGCCACATCATCCGGTTGAGGCGTTAGAATCAGTGATCGCCCTGTTTCATCTAAAGCAAATTGCGCACTAGCTTGCGGTGCAGTTATGTTCATCCCCACCAAATTCTTCGTCATAAAGACCGTTGATTCTGCAGGTTCACCGCTAGTAACGACATAATCACCTATCGTTTTAATCGTTGTCGCACCTTCACTCGAAAGCGGTAATGTTACTGTGTTTTTTCCATTTACGAGTGGTACAGTCCCACCTGTTGAACTAGTAATATCAAGTTTTCCAGGTATAATTGCTCCCTCAATATCTCTCACATACACATTGAGTTTTACTTCGGTTGCTGTTCTTCTTAAAAATTCATATTCAACAGTTGGCTTTTCTTTTTTAATTTGAATCGTTTCCGAACTGATTTCAATACGATGATCTTCATAATTGTCGTTCCAAATTACTTCTGCTTTAATCAGGTAATCAAAACCACGTCCTAAATCAGTATTAGTTAAATCAAAGTAAGAATACTTTTCAAATTCACCTGCTGTTGAAACTTCTTGTTCTACTAGTGGCGTGTTTAAATCATCCGCTTTATAGATTCTGTATGTGATTGAGCTAACCGCATTGTAATCATCTAGCATTGGCTTTTCTGTAGCTTCAATACCAGCTAACCCACCCACTTTCATTTTATTTGGTTGATAATCTAGTAGCACTTTATCGGTTATTGGTGTTTCTCTTTTCGTTTTGAAAACTAATTCGCCTTCCACAGGGACTTGGTTCATTCCGCTGTCAACGCCATCTTCTACTTTTAACAAGTACTCTTTATTAATCGCTAGGTCTTCAAAAAGATAATTTTTTCCACCCGTGCTCATGAGTTGTTCAAAGTCGCTGTTTAAAGGAATCGTTTTTATAAGTGTGTTATTTTTCTTATCATAGATTTTTAGATTTGCATCACTTAGTTTTGTCGCGGTTTCAGAGAATTTGATATTAATTTCTGCTTGGTTAGTCGTGACCGATTCGAGTGTAAACGTGGCATCCACTTTCGCTATTTCCGTTGTTTGGAAAACGCTAGATTGGCCAATACGCTGATCGACCATAATCCCCGTGCCGTCGTCTAAATTATAGGAAGCTGTCATTACAACAACATAATAAGTCTCACTTTCTAAACCACCATATTCAAGTAAATTGGTAATATCGGCTTTGTTTCGAAGGTCAACTGTAGCAACTGGATTGCCACTATATAAACCTTGCGCATTCGATTTATAAAGGTTTAAGGTTGGATGCGTCAAATTATCATAAAGCAATGTATTATCAGCATCAAAAACTTCATAATTGATTGTTAATTTGTCTTGTTCTGCTTCTTTCAGCGAAAATTCCACAGTTGGCTTAGTTTTCATTCCAACTACTACCGCATTAGAAACTGGTGTAGCAAATGTAAAGTCGGCTTGATTATTATTTCCAGATATGTAAGCTACAAAAACGTAACTACCATCGCTCATATCAACAGTTCGCCCAACTTTTACTGATGTTTTCTTTTGACTTGAATCGACAACAGAATAGGCATATTCCTTAGCGTTCTCACCATTTGCTTTATAGTCTTCTTCTAAATAAGCAACATAGCGAATGCTAGTAATAGAGCTATCTTTATCAATTAAATTAATTGGCGTTGCTGTGAATTCACCTTTCTCGGTACTATAAGAAAGATCTATTCCGGTCATTGTTGGTTTTGCTTTTAGTGTTGAGGCAATAAAATACCAATTTTCGTCTGTTACTTCTTTACCATCAACTACTAATTTTTCCATTTCGATGATGTATTCTTTACTGCTATTTAACGCATCAAATTCGACTTCTACTTTGCCATTTTTTGTAAGTGCCGTAGCATCCACTTTAACGGTTTTAGAAGTAGTTACGTTACTGTTATTTTCTTTGATTTTTAAAACTAATTCGTCCACTTTGCCGTATAATTCTGTGGCAGTTATCTCCACCGTCAAACTGTCTTCACTGCGTTCGACTACTTTTGGCGTTAATACGACAGGTTTTGCTTCTACCGTTTGGCGGAAGAAAATTGTTTCTTGAATTTTGTCACTTGCAGATTTGTACTTCCCTTGAACAACAACTTGGTAGGTTTCGCCATATTTTAAACTATCGAAAGCAAAATTTTGGTCGGTCTTCGCTGAATCCAATGCTACTTTTTTCACAACCTTATTTTCACTATCGTATAAAATTGCTTCTAAAGATTGTAGTCGTTTAGAAGAATCAGTTAGTTGTAATTTCGCAGAAGCTTTTTGCCCCTTCACAGCTAATTCAACATCCACAATTGGCACTTGGAATGCGGTTAAACTCTCAGCGTCATTTAGCTTTTTGATAATTTCATTTGTTTTGTTGACGTCCGTGTTATTTTGGTTGTTTTCCGTAGTTTCATTTCCGTTTGCGCCATTTTTGGTGGTTGTGCCAGTGTCTCCACCAGCAGAGTTGCCGGCTGCAGCTTCGTTGTTTGCTGCATTATCATTGTTTGCTTGATTTGTTTGTTCATTACTTTTATCTTCTTGCTTCTTCGTTTCATCCGTTGTAGTTGTTTCTTTTGTAGCTTTTAGATTTCGTTTCTCGGCCTTATCATCTATTTCAACCTTAATCGAACGAATATCAATATCTTCTTCATTGTCAGTTTGGCTGACTAGGATTTCTTTCTTTAAATCAAATTGATAACGGTTATTTTCCATTTCAATATAGGCATCATCGCCCGCAAGTTCTTCTAAAGTTTTTTCCCCCATTAATAAAACTTTCTTATTCTCATCAATGGAAACAATAACGTTTTTCGGTAATTTTTTGTTAAGTCCTTTTTTATTTTTCAAATATGAATTATCTAAAATAATGTAGCGTCCTTCAGCAAGTTTAACAACAGTGCCTTTCGGAAGCTGCGCAATCGTTTTGTCTTTTGTAGCGTTTGCTTTGTATGCCCCTTTGCTTTCAGTGACCGTTGTTTTGGAAGGCATCTCAATTAAATCAGCTGCACTTTTAATAGCTACACTTTTGCCTAAAAATTGGATTCGTCCATCTTTTAAAAATAATGTTCTCGCCAAGTTGATCGGTTTTACTTCTTTTCCGTCTGAAATGGTCTTTTCATTATTAAGCCACGCGTCATTGTACTTCGCATCAGCTGAAAACGTCACTGGTTTTCCTTTTGGACTATACGTAAATCCTTCTGCCTCAATAGCATAAGCGTCATCCCTCATTAGGAAAAATGCTGAAACGATCGCACTAATAGCAAGTACCGAAACAATAATTACAACTAAAATATTTTTCTTCAAGTCCTACTTCCACCTCGTTTGTGTGTATATTTTTTGTACTTGGAAAAGAACTTGATTCATTCAAGCCTTGTACCATCAGAAAACAAATGTGTCTTGTTTTCGTCTAAATTAATCCGCTACTTTTTGAACTTCTCTTTCAAAGTATTCAAGCCGCATTTCGCGTCCTTTAAGTTTCCAGGGAGAAGATTTAATATCGAGTTTTCCGTTATTATGCAGTTCGTTTACAGTGGAAGATATAGTGGAAATGGAGCAATTAGCTAATTTTGCTAAAATATTTATCTGGAGCCATTCTGGGAAAACTGGCAATGTAGTATTAGCCAAATTATTTTCTAATAGGAAGTTTAGCGTAGATACAACTTTATTTTTTGAATTCTCTATACCGAGCAGAGCTTGCCTTTTTAAGTCTTGTTCGTTTTTCTCCGCAATTTGTAAAAAGAAGTTAGACAATATTTGATCCTCTTCTAATTTTCCAAATACACCCTCCGCACTAATCAGGCAAACTTCCGATGTTTCCAAAGCTTTTAATACCACCGGATTTCTAGTAGGAAATACAAGATTTTTCTGGAAAAAGCAACGTACAATCCCCTTTTTCTTACCGTCACTTTCTTCAATTAACGTACCATTCTTCACCAGTAAGACATGTTCTCTATCTATCGTAATACTCTCCCAAGCCTTAATTTGTTTACAAACATAAGAAAAATTATCGAGTAAATAAGCATAAATAATAGCGTCTCTTTTGATGTAGTCGTGGTATTCAATGTACTTCATTATCATAACCATCCTCTCTAAATTTCCATCACAGACTTATTATCTTAGAAAACGAATAATTTTCGTACAGGCAATTACAACTGATTTACGATAAAAACGGTATTGTTTGACAATTTTTCGTAACATTTAGGCGATTGTTCTATTTTTCAAATTCGAAAAAACGTTGATAAATCTAACTTTCAAAAAAATGGCAGAAAAAAAGAAGCCTAAAACGATACATTTTTATCGATTCCAGCTTCATTTTTCGCATTTAATCGTAGTCCATTGGTTCTATTAAACAATGTAAACTACTGAGATAGGAAAATTTGGGTATAATGTTTAAGTTATTTAGACATTTTTGCCATAGAGAAAGACAACCCAGTACGTAGGTTGTCTTTTTTAGGCGTTTTTTCTGATATATAGCAATTTTGCTAGGTAGAAAATAATGCTTACACTGATGAAAATAAGCACAAAGCTTCCTATTAAATTGAACCATTGAATGTTTATACCTTCATTTCCGGTGAAAAACGTCTCTGTAAAATTATTTTTCTCATCTGTTGTCGTCATTACAGTTAGCCATTTTAAAGGTGCCCCGTATAAATATTCATAAAAGCTCACCTTATTTCCATCAGCTATCCCAAATGTTGGAGGGACCACAAATAGCGCGATGATTAATAAAATTGATGATACAAACGCTCGATTAACTATCCATTGAATTTTTTTCATTTTTTCTCCTGTCGATAATAAAGTAGCTTATTTCTTGTTTATTTTTTCGCATTATCAGTCAGAATCCTATTTTTTCAACTAAACCTCTCCCATTAACATAAAAAGTAGTATTTTCACTTCACAATCTGCATTTTTTCAGGAATTCCATTTTCGTTCACCATTATAAGAAAAAGCATAAACATTATGAAAATCATCAAAAGTATATTCTTGTTTGGCTGGTATATCTAATAAAACATATACATAATTTTTGTCTTCTCTCAAAATTTGTATAGGATACTCAAAAATATATTCCTGATTTTCGAAAATCAATTTATTATTTATATAATTTATCTTCGTCATAAGCTTTTTCCTCATCTTTGTGTTTGAATCTTTCTTTAGCTCCTCTGTCAAGCCTAGCTACTTCAACATAGTATATTCTAAAAAGGTCTTATACTCTCTTGTGCACAGTTCGCTTGATATATTTCTCTCATGAAAAAGCACCTTTAGCCAATTTTCACTCATCTTCATTTAAAGAATTATTCAAATTAAGTTATCGCTTTAAATAGTGCGTGCCCTGTTTCAGCATTTCTTAATAATGTCGGCTTTCTAAAGCGCAAACTTGTTTCCAACTTAAAAATAGCATTTTCTTCTTCAGGAACTATCACAAATCTGATTTCATCACTTTGAATCTCTTTTGTCGCCATCATCTCCTTTAAAGTTTTCTCTAAATTTATTTAAAAATTCTCCTATTCATTTAAGTTTTTTTACTCATAATGAGCACTCCTCAGTATACGTAACTTTTTATTAGGTCCTCTTTAATTTGTTAACTTGATCACATGATTTTTCATTTATTAACTCTCCAATAACAGCGAAATGTCAATTTAATCATTTAATTTCTCATTTATTAACTCTTCAATAGCCTTGATTTCACCTGTATTATCATTTAAAGCTAGTAGCTGCGGACCGTCTAGTTCATTGCCCTCGCTATCCTTAATAGAAAATCCAACATCCCAGTAACCTGTAGCAAAAGTAGATGGTTTTGCGCTAATAAACTCTAGTGAATAATATTCCGTTTTATTTTTTTCAGCATATTCTATTGCAATAGCCCTGATACTGTCATGTGTATGTTTCATCGTATACCTCCAAAATTATTAATATACCAATTGGCATGCATTCGTTCCGCTTCCGTAAAACTCTTCCATCTTCGAGTATTGTTTGACAGCATATCATAAACGAATTGTTCTGGTGCATTGAATTGCTTAGTATCAAAAGTTTTTCCAGCTCTAGGAAGGTTTTTATATGCATCTTTACCTATATTCTTGTACTGAATATAGTGTGATACCTCATGGAGAACTTCATACCTTGTAGGATTATCCTTTAATATTATAGTACCAGTTTCAGCATTAAAAGCTCCACCTTTATTGGCCGGTAAATACTTATCTCCTATCTTTAATTCAATTCCCCTCTTTTTCAAATAATTTTCTAACAGTACTAAATCTTTACTACTATATAAAGTACCATCTAATCGTCCAGTATTTGTCACATAATCTAACGGGGATGATTTACTTTTGATAACTGTTGTATTACGTATTGCAGCCGTACTCAACCCAAGCCCCAACACAACATCCGCTAATCCACTCTTATCTATATATCCTTTCCCAGCTTCAACATATGCCGAGGTAGATAAAACGCCACCTGTTAAGCCATCATACTTATTACCATTAAGATAATAAACACCATCTCGCCAAGCTTTATTGATTTTCTTATTTAAGTCTTCATTAGTAATAATCGAATAATCTTCTGGGTTAAGATATTTTCCGTTTTTTTCTAAATAAGCTTTAAGTTCGGCATTCTCCACTCCCAAGCCGTCTCGCTCTAATAACCACATGACCTGTTCTTTTCCATTACTATCTAAATATACCACTGCAAGTACTGTGTAGTCTTGTAGTTCTTCTATAATATCTTCTTTTATCCCTCGTGCTTTATTTAATGCTTGTTGCATGTGGCTCACTGTAGCGTGATTCAGTTTACTTAGATCGTAAGTGCCTGTTTGGCTATTGAACTGGATATTCGACTGGAGTTCGCGGATGGTCTGCTGAACGGCTTGAACTAAATCAATCAAATGGTCAAAAAAGTTAGCGTGGCTTCGTTCAAATGACAAATATTTCTCGAGAATGTTTTCCTGTTTATAGGCAATAGCTAATTGGGAACGGTAATTCTGCATTTGTCCTTCTGTTCCACTATTCATTCGCTGTGCTAAAGCTTCTTTTTTGCTTTCTATTCGGTCAATCATTTTACCCAGTTCATATAAACCGTCCGCATCGATTTTGGCATCTGGTGAACTATCGACTTGCGCATGGAAATCTTGGATGTACTGTTTTAATCGTTCTTCACTTTCGTCCATGGCTTCGATTATTGCGTCACAGAGAGGGAAATAGGTCGTTTGATAATAATTTTTCGATGCATCAACTGCTTTTCCTTTTAAACTATTATCTCCCACATACTTTGTCACGACCGTTTTGATAGATTGGATGGTGTTTCTTCCTGATTCATTAGCTGTATGTAATTGGTACAAAAAGACTTGTATTTCTCCGATGTCAATTCTACTCACTGTAACAACTCCTTTT containing:
- a CDS encoding ATP phosphoribosyltransferase regulatory subunit produces the protein MKKNILVVIIVSVLAISAIVSAFFLMRDDAYAIEAEGFTYSPKGKPVTFSADAKYNDAWLNNEKTISDGKEVKPINLARTLFLKDGRIQFLGKSVAIKSAADLIEMPSKTTVTESKGAYKANATKDKTIAQLPKGTVVKLAEGRYIILDNSYLKNKKGLNKKLPKNVIVSIDENKKVLLMGEKTLEELAGDDAYIEMENNRYQFDLKKEILVSQTDNEEDIDIRSIKVEIDDKAEKRNLKATKETTTTDETKKQEDKSNEQTNQANNDNAANNEAAAGNSAGGDTGTTTKNGANGNETTENNQNNTDVNKTNEIIKKLNDAESLTAFQVPIVDVELAVKGQKASAKLQLTDSSKRLQSLEAILYDSENKVVKKVALDSAKTDQNFAFDSLKYGETYQVVVQGKYKSASDKIQETIFFRQTVEAKPVVLTPKVVERSEDSLTVEITATELYGKVDELVLKIKENNSNVTTSKTVKVDATALTKNGKVEVEFDALNSSKEYIIEMEKLVVDGKEVTDENWYFIASTLKAKPTMTGIDLSYSTEKGEFTATPINLIDKDSSITSIRYVAYLEEDYKANGENAKEYAYSVVDSSQKKTSVKVGRTVDMSDGSYVFVAYISGNNNQADFTFATPVSNAVVVGMKTKPTVEFSLKEAEQDKLTINYEVFDADNTLLYDNLTHPTLNLYKSNAQGLYSGNPVATVDLRNKADITNLLEYGGLESETYYVVVMTASYNLDDGTGIMVDQRIGQSSVFQTTEIAKVDATFTLESVTTNQAEINIKFSETATKLSDANLKIYDKKNNTLIKTIPLNSDFEQLMSTGGKNYLFEDLAINKEYLLKVEDGVDSGMNQVPVEGELVFKTKRETPITDKVLLDYQPNKMKVGGLAGIEATEKPMLDDYNAVSSITYRIYKADDLNTPLVEQEVSTAGEFEKYSYFDLTNTDLGRGFDYLIKAEVIWNDNYEDHRIEISSETIQIKKEKPTVEYEFLRRTATEVKLNVYVRDIEGAIIPGKLDITSSTGGTVPLVNGKNTVTLPLSSEGATTIKTIGDYVVTSGEPAESTVFMTKNLVGMNITAPQASAQFALDETGRSLILTPQPDDVAKSNVMKTTYNIQAENSSSPDYSVARIGDEQFDAQTIALPFGNVWFNNSYQLALDMKMNYMENRLNYEKLFENYYVSLDNNAAFVTSSNGSLTTTKNANRADVFRVTKGPTDAEGNISGVKFKNIWTGTYIAYRGGVLIGNSETADPFSFRRQEDGSYVAELNGRYVDFSSGLVSTEAAGSKIDLYSALEETGKVSQAITTQALEEPDITAEALSIYDKRVKLDVIGEDKDNTIVKKNNENELFVNAYKEDGTTLVKSVRIDGLPTRDVSLTELSPDKTYVIKVEGKYDLLDGEGAKNKVYYTETITTEKSLPSMVTTSYSWSPAYGFRTIKGNNAFIDESSVLTNIEYRLYDAATVSSNLTNLVALEQELGGKTPVATFNDLSKTPEFDLYNNQGVQNYTSGKTYVIAAYMKTSLAKAPIFLSNAKTIYISPPRTVSAPIKLESVSTREATLKFSYNDPDSYFVGGTNKQFQYVLKETTTGKIVKNGAFTGGNTASWLNTFDNLAPATGYTLTISTNYDTLAGDGSHPWSTSLNFTTDDEYVSSNSLTIQLDAATKKIKLQAKELSPGSTTIEKIEMEFYELLDYGGNNERTSLVERKTVTLPSSYPATISESFSIAGKKQDQSFLGKMVVTYRTPLNEVKTYDKTSNFLTLQEDIAANLRSFRSVRTTDTNVAVELDTTKMNTEAKETYTFELKDEDGEVIDTEKVAAKDIAETVNLSIEPTSNYAITVFDQKDQPIALYQGNNEENNLKANITDDNFTLMANDTADAKTKLTVTIEPKELSAWEKVQSWFGKDFTETKTVEKEELDAGVEFDANYHDSKVTVKETESGKTFGIIELEASK
- a CDS encoding Crp/Fnr family transcriptional regulator, which translates into the protein MKYIEYHDYIKRDAIIYAYLLDNFSYVCKQIKAWESITIDREHVLLVKNGTLIEESDGKKKGIVRCFFQKNLVFPTRNPVVLKALETSEVCLISAEGVFGKLEEDQILSNFFLQIAEKNEQDLKRQALLGIENSKNKVVSTLNFLLENNLANTTLPVFPEWLQINILAKLANCSISTISSTVNELHNNGKLDIKSSPWKLKGREMRLEYFEREVQKVAD
- a CDS encoding T7SS effector LXG polymorphic toxin, which translates into the protein MSRIDIGEIQVFLYQLHTANESGRNTIQSIKTVVTKYVGDNSLKGKAVDASKNYYQTTYFPLCDAIIEAMDESEERLKQYIQDFHAQVDSSPDAKIDADGLYELGKMIDRIESKKEALAQRMNSGTEGQMQNYRSQLAIAYKQENILEKYLSFERSHANFFDHLIDLVQAVQQTIRELQSNIQFNSQTGTYDLSKLNHATVSHMQQALNKARGIKEDIIEELQDYTVLAVVYLDSNGKEQVMWLLERDGLGVENAELKAYLEKNGKYLNPEDYSIITNEDLNKKINKAWRDGVYYLNGNKYDGLTGGVLSTSAYVEAGKGYIDKSGLADVVLGLGLSTAAIRNTTVIKSKSSPLDYVTNTGRLDGTLYSSKDLVLLENYLKKRGIELKIGDKYLPANKGGAFNAETGTIILKDNPTRYEVLHEVSHYIQYKNIGKDAYKNLPRAGKTFDTKQFNAPEQFVYDMLSNNTRRWKSFTEAERMHANWYINNFGGIR